The Planctellipticum variicoloris DNA window GCGCAAGTGCTGACGTGGATCCGTGAGATCAGCCGCGAACTCGAGCGTCCGATCGGCGTGCTGGGAGATTTGTCGGGACCGAAGATCCGCCTGGGAGTGCTGCCCGAAGAGGGGGTCCGGTGCCGGATGGGAGCCGTGTACGAATTTGTCCGCGAGCTGACTCCCGGAACGCCGAACCAGTTTACGTGCACCTACGAGTCGCTGATCGACGATCTGAAGCCGGGCGACCGGGTGTTGCTGGCGGATGGTACGGTTTCGATGCGCGTGCTCGATGCCGATCCAAAGGCGGGGCGGGCGCGGTGCGAAGTCGTTCAGCCGGGAGTGGTCCGGAGCAAGCAGGGGGTGAATCTGCCGGGCGTGGCGCTCAGCACGCCGTGTCTGACGGAGAAGGATCGGCAGGATCTGACGTGGGCGCTGGATCATCAGCTCGACTTCATTGGCTTGAGCTTTGTCCGGCGGGCGCAGGATCTGGTCGACCTGCGGACGGCAATTTCTGAGCATGGGACGCCGACGCCCCCCTGGATTGTGGCGAAGATTGAGAAGGTCGAGGCCATCGACGATCTGGAAGCGATTGTCGAAGAAACCGATTGCGTGATGGTGGCCCGCGGAGATCTTGGCGTCGAGGCGGATATCGCCCACGTGCCGGGCCTGCAGAAGCGGATCATCCGGCTGTGCAACGAGCGGCGCGTGCCGGTGATTACAGCGACGCAGATGCTCGACAGCATGCAGAAGAACGAAATGCCGACCCGCGCCGAAGTGAGCGACGTTGCGAACGCCATTCTGGACGGCACCGATGCCGTGATGCTGTCGGGTGAAACGGCCGTCGGCGACTATCCCATTCAGGCGGTGTCCATGATGAGCCGGATTGCCCAGGACGCCGAGCGGCTGCTGGCGCCGCGGCATTCGATGGACGTTCCGACGAATCAGCGAACGCGGGCGAAGGCGATCACCGAAGCAGTGACCCACGGGGCGGGGGCTGCCGCGGCAAATCTGGGGGCGAACCTGATCGTGGTGGCGACGCGGGGTGGGAAAACCGCGATGGCGATTTCGCGCCAGCGCGGGAAGGTCCCGACGCTGGCGCTGACCGACCGACCGGAAGTTTCCCGGCGACTGACGCTGCTGTGGGGCGTGGCGCCGCTGTGTACGGAAGCCGTGTCGGCGTCTCCGCGCGAACTGCTGACCTACGTGCAGCAGCGGGGAATCGAGGCGGGAGTGCTGCAGCCGGGGTCGAAACTGGTGCTGGTGGGAAGCAGCGACTGGCGGCTGGAGTTTCACGATATGATGCTGGTCCACGTAGTGCCGTAGTCGGTGCGAAGCACGAAATCCGAAATGAACGCCAGGCCCGGAGAAAGAGTTTGCACCTGGGAAATTGTGTCTTGCATCTCTTGCAGGCAATTCTGATGCAGTGCAATGCCTTCGGCAGGCGATCCGTGGCTTCTGGCTTGATCGCAGTTCTGGCGAGCATTGCGCCGTCGATGGCTGGAGACTGGCCGCACTGGCGGGGGCCTTTTCGCAATGGGGTGGTCGACGAGAGCCTGGGGGACGTTGCGGCGACATGGGCCGATGCCGCTCCGGCCTGGCGGGCGAATGTGGGAGAGGGGGCCACATCGCCGATCGTGGTGGCCGGGCGCGTTTACGTGATGGGCTGGCGCGACGGCCGGGATACGGTGGTCTGCCTTGAGGCAAGCACCGGGCGCGAGCTGTGGAATCAGTCTTATGCGTGTCTGAAGTACGGACGTCGGGCTGTCGGCGACGAAGGCCTGTATTCGGGGCCGACTTCGAGTCCCGAGTTCGATCCGGCGACGGAGAAGTTGTTCACGCTCAGCGCCGACGGATGGTTGAATTGCTGGGACCCGGCGCGTGAGGGGGCGCTGGTGTGGAGCCGGAATCTCTATGACGACTACGACGTGCCTCAGCGTCCGCGGCACGGACGATCCGGCCGGCGCGACTACGGTTACACGACCGCTCCGCTGGCATGGGGCGACTGGGTGATCGTCGAGGTCGGCGCTGGCGAAGGAACCTTGATGGCTTTCGACCAGACGAGTGGCCAGCGCGTGTGGACCAGCGAATGCCGCGATCCGGCGGGGCATTCGGGCGGCCTCGTACCGCTGACCGTGGAAGGCGTGCCGTGCGTGGCGGTGATGACGTATCGGGGACTGCTGGTAGCCCGACTCGATGCCGGGCACGAGGGGCGAACGGTGGCGGAGCACGAGTGGACGACCGACTTTGCGAACAACATCGCAACGCCCGCCGTGCATGAGAATTCGGTGCTGATCACCTCGGCCTACAATCACCAGGCGATCTGCCGGCTCGATGTCGACCTGCAGGGAGCCCGAAAGGTCTGGGAGCAGCCGTTTGCGTCCAAAGTCTGCAGTCCGATCGTTCACGACGGACGGATCACCTGGGCCTGGCAGACGATGCATTGCCTCGACTTTGCGTCGGGGGCCGAGCGCTGGTCGGGAGGAACCTTTGGCGACGCCGGTTCGTGTGTGCTGACGAAGGACGGAAAACTGATCGTGTGGGGCGGACACGGCAAGCTGGCGCTTGTTGATGCCGCGAAGGGAGCGACCAGGTACCGCGAAATTGCCGTGCGTGATCGGCTGGCGCGGTCGGACGTCTGGCCGCACGTGGTCCTGGCGGACGGGCGACTGTTGTGCAAAGACCGCGAGGGGGGGATTGTGTGCTTTCCATTGAAGAGCGAATAGACGGCAGTCATTCGCCGGTCGCCTCAATGGCTCTTCGAATGGCCTCTTTGACTCCCAGCGGACGGATTGCGAAGTCTTGCATGGCTCGCTTGTTCCGGACGACGGTCGGGTTCTTCAGTCCTTCGATCAGATGGCGGCCGATTGCGTAAGTAGCGGGGGTGACCAGCGCCAGCCAGAGGCCCGAGAGATAGGGCGTCAGAATGGGGACGAAAATCAGCCACCGCCGCAGGCCACGCTGGCGGGAGTATTCGCGGATCAGTTCGCCGTACGTCACCACGTCCGGGCTGCCGATTTCGTAGATGCGGCTCGTTCCCGGCGGCAACACCCGGGCGGCCAGGAGATAGGCCAGGACGTCGTCGATGGCGACAGGTTGCGTGGCGGTCGCCAGCCAGCGCGGGCAGATCATCACCGGCAGGCGATCGGTGAGGGACTTCATCAATTGATAGGAGAGGCTGCCCGTCCCGATGACCATCCCGGCGCGGAACTCGACCGTTTCAACACCCGATTCGCGGAGAATCTCTCCGACTTCGTGCCGACTCCGCAAGTGGGGCGAGAGCCCCGGGTCGCTGTCGTCGCCCAATCCCCCCAGGTAGACGATGCGTTGGACGCCGGCTTGCCTGGCGGCCTGGCCGAAGTTGGTCGCGGCCTGGCGGTCTGCCTGCTCAAAGTTGTTCGAGCCGGACATCAGGTGTATGAGATAATACGCGGTATGCACGCCGCGGAGGGCCGCGTCGAGCGAGGGAGCGTCGAGCACATCTCCCCGGACGATCTGCGTCGATTCGCGGACGAGCGGCCGGAGTTTCTCCGGGTTTCGGGCCAGACAACGCAGGGTGACTGGCAGCTTTTCGAACTCGGCAATGAGCCGCCCGCCAACGTAACCGGTGGCGCCAGTCAGCAGGACAACCGGGGAATTCGGCGCTTGGGTACGGTTCATCTCGGGGGGCTGCATCGCTTTCGTTCCAACTCCCGGATGGGCGGCGGGTTGTGGTGCGGCTAGGATTCTTCGGGAAACGTCTTCGGTTGATTCTAGTCATACACAGCTTTCGGAACAGGCGGTATTGCCGATGGGATTGATCTCGTGGCGAAAACCGTCTGACGAGTCCTTGCAGCGTTTCGTTGCCGCCAAGTCGGGGCTGGACTACAGCTATGCGGCGGTCGGCGCCACGGCCCATGTGCCGCCGGCCGGGTTCGACATTGATCGCACCCGCATGGTGCTCGGCGCGGGGGAGCCGACATTTGAGGCGGCGAAACTTGCTTTGCAGCGCTGGGAGCAGTTCCGGCTGGGCTGGGTGGAGGCGTGGTCGCCTGTAACACCCCTCGTGGCTGGCGAAGTTGTGGCCGTGATGGGGTGGGCGATGGGGCTGTGGTGGCGCAATCCGTGCCGGATTGTCTACGTGATCGACGAATCGGGGCCGATCACCCGCTTCGGTTTTGCGTACGGAACTTTGCCGGGACATGTCGAAAAGGGCGAAGAGCGATTTCTGATCGAGTGGGACCGCGAAACCGAAGAAGTTTCGTACGACATTCTGGCGTTTTCGCGGCCGAACCATGTCCTGACGCGCCTGGGTTACCGGCTGGTGCGCCGCAGTCAGAAGCGGTTCGGACGGGACTCTGCGGCGGCGATGTTCCGGGCCGTGCGCGGACCCGCGCCGCTGCCCGACATTTGTCAGTCGACCGGTTGATGCTTCGAGGCGCCGGGGCGGCTGTCGTCACTCGGGAACAGACGTCGCAAGGCAATGCTGGCTTTCAGACGGCCGGCACAGCGAACTTTACTCCGGGTAGACCCCCTGCGGCTCCTGCAGCTCGCGGATCCAGATGTTGCGGAACTTGACCGGATTGCCGTGGAACTGGATATGGATCGGTTCGCGGTCGCCGTGCTTCGTGTAAGACGGCGGGGACTCGTAGTCGGTCTTGCCGAGCAGCTCGGAGTGATTTTGAACGACGACTCCGTTCTGCAGGACGGTGACGTAGCCCGGTTTCAGCAGCGTTCCCTGTTCGTCGAACCGCGGGGCGGTGAAGAGGATGTCATAAGTCTGCCACTCGCCCGGCTTGCGGCATGCGTTAACCAGCGGCGGCTTCGTCTTGTAGAGCGAGGCGCATTGGCCGTCGAAGTAGGTCTTGTTATCGTAGGAGTCGAGGATCTGGACTTCGTAGCGGCCCATCAGATAGACGCCGCTGTTGCCCCGGCCCTGGCCGCTCCCTTTGACCTCTTCCGGAGAGGCCCATTCGAGGTGGAGCTGGCAGTCGCCGAAGCCGTCTTTAGTGGTGATGCCGCCCCCCTGCGGGATGGCGTAGCCGTTTTCAATCAGCCACTTGTCCCCACCCTGCCACTGCGAGAGGTCTTTGCCATCGAAAAGGACACGGGCATCGGACGGAGGTCCGCCGACGGGACCGGGATCGACCACGGCAGGTTCGGGCCAGACGATGCCGCTGACCCACTCCTTGCCGACGGCAAAGCCGCCGACGAGCAGGACGACGGGAGCCGAAACGGCCAGCAGACGGCTATGGAGAGATCGCATCGGGGTATCCTCGCGGTGAGTGGTGGACGGAGTCGCGCGGCTGGAGCGAGCTGCGGCCGGCCATCGTACCGCGAGACGGCGCGCTGCGGCAATCAGCGGGCGCCGGGGACGATCAGATCCTCTTTCCAGAGGTTGCTGAGCTGCTGAATCAGCCCGACGAATTCGTCGAGATTGAGGGGCTTGGTGAGGTAGCCCTGGACGTCGAGCTGCTCGACCGCGGCGCGATCGGAGGCGCTGGTCGACGCCGTCATGATGACGACAGGAATATGACGGTGAGAATCGTCGGCCCGGAGCTGCGCGAGAATTTCGCGACCGTCACAGCCGGGGAGGCTCAGGTCGAGCAGCACGAGATCGGGCTCGGGGACGCGGGCGTAGCGTCCGCGCTGATAGAGAAATTCCAGAGCCTCGCCGCCGTCGGAGAGCCAGGTCAGTCGATGATGGACGGGAGCCTTGCGCAAAGCGCCGATGGCGATGCGCGCAAACATCAGGCTGTCCTCCACAAGGAGGATTTCCATCGGGCGGCCGACCAAATTGTGATGCATGACGTCCGACCCCTGAGGCGGAGAAGCTGGATCGTTTCCGCTCAGTTTAGAGGAGGCGGGGGGCCGAGCGACAGGGGGAGGGAACGTTCTGGCGGAAGAATTCTGAGATTGGGAAAGGGACTGTCCGAACTCCGCATCGGCCGGTCCTTCCCGCTGGCAGTCGCAGCTCTGGACGGGATGCCCGTCGTCTGGCCGCCGGGTCGACTGCAATTCTGCCTCGAGTTGCGCGGAGACGTAGAACGCTTTGCCGCGGGCGGTCGGGACTTGCCCTGGTCGGGAATTCGCTTTCCGGCGATCATCCTCGTTCATGGCCGGAAGTCCCGCAGAGACCGGGGAGACTCTGGCGTGTCGTCCTCTGCCGGTTAGAATCGCGGCAGACATCCACCTTCGCCTGACTGCAGGAGCTGCCCGTGACCGTCCCCCGTCGATTGCCAGCGATCATCGCCGCCCTCTCGCTCTGCGCTCTGTTCTCCGACGCTGAAGTCCAAGCCCAGAATCCCGCGCCGCAACGGCTGGCGCTCCCCAGGGGATTTGTCGCCGAGCACGACGTCAAGTACGTTCCCGACGGGGACGCGGCCCAGGCCCTCGACATTTACTATCCCGAGACGCTCTCCGACAAACCGTTGCCGCTGCTGGTGTGGGTGCACGGCGGCGGCTGGCAGGGCGGGAGCAAGTCGCAGGTGCCGTACCTGGCCCAGTTGCGGCGGGGCTACGTCGTGGCCAGCGTGGAGTATCGCTTCAGCCAGAAGGCGAAGTTCCCGGCCCAGATTCAGGACTGCCAGGCGGCGATTCGCTGGCTGCGGGCCAACGCAAAGAAGTACAGCATCGATCCGGGGAAGATCGGCGTCGGGGGCGGCTCGGCGGGTGGTCATCTGGTGGCGCTGCTGGGAACCAGCGGCGGCAAGAACGTCTTTCCGAAGATCGGCGGCAACGACGATCAGTCCGATCGCGTCCAGGCGGTCTGTGACATCTTCGGCCCGACCGATTTCTGGACGGTCATCCAGCAGGCGGAGGCCGACCCGAACGTCAAGAACATCTTCAAATGGAACAACGGCGATCCGTACTCCCTGTTGATCGACGCGAAGCTGGGCGAAGACAAGGAGAAGTGCGACGCGGTCAGCCCGGTGCAGTATGTCAGCGCGGACAATCCCCCATTCCTGATTCTGCACGGCGACCACGACACGCTGGTGCCGTACGCGCAGAGCGTGGAGCTGGAAGATCTCCTGAAGAAGGCGGGCGTGGAAGTCACGCTGCAGCGACTGCCAGGGGCCGGCCACGGCGGAGCCTCGTTCGGCCTGCCGGGGCTTGCGAAGCTGGCGAATGCGTTTTTCGACAAGCACCTGAAGGGCGTGGAGGCGAGGATTGAAGCGCTGCCGGCAGAGGAGGTCACGGTGCCGGCGAAGCCGGCAGAGAAGAAGTGAGGAGGGGACAGCAGGCTGCATATGCAGAACATGGTGTGTGCCACGGCTGTGTCAGCCGTGCGAGCGCTCCACCTCGCCTGCCACGCAGCACGGCCGACACGGCCGTGGCACACCGTCCAGGCAACAGCAACTACGACAGGCTTCTTACGCAGCTACTGCTGCGATTCAGGCAGCCCCTGCTGATCATCGCAGGTGCCAGTCAGTCCGACCGCGGTCCGAAAGCGTTCGACGGTTTCGCGGGCCGTCACCCGATTGCAGCCCAGCAGGCCGGCAAGCTGACCCTCGCTCAGGTCGCCGCGGTCATAGGCCTGGACGGCGAGAAACGTGTCGCGATCAGGGAAGCCTTCGCGGCGGCTACAGTCCTCGCCGAATCGCTGGAAGGGCTCGCCCGATCGAACCAGATCGTGGACGCGGCAGCCATACAGTTCGGCGAGGGAGAGGAGTTCCTCGGGCTTGGGTGGCCGGGTTCCCTGTTCGATGGCGATCAACGTGGCGTGGCTGCAGCCGAGATGCTCGGCAGCGGCTTCCTCGGTGAGTCCGCAGGATTTGCGGGCGTCGGTGAGACGGGCGGCAAGCAATTCGGAGGTAGGGATAGTATTTCCCCCGGCGGGATCGCGGCGTGACGCTTACGGTCCATCCTGAAAGACGCGGCGTGGTATTTTCAGCTCAAATTTGGCCTAAATGCAATGCCTGGGCATGTGGCTCGGTTAGGAGTCGGCGCTGCGAACGATTGCAGTTCATTTCACGAAAAACAATTGTGGCGATGCCAGCTTGCCCCGCTGAATTTTCGGTAACGGCGAAGCCGCCAAGAGACGTATCCGGACCGCCCGGCATTGGAGAAGGAAATTGCTGGGCCTGCTGGCGAGTCAGAGGTCACAACTTGTGGGGGCTTCAAGTCATTCAGAATCAAGAACTCAACGTTCGGAGCGACACTCTGCAATCGAAAACTCAGAAAATACCTCAAGCTCTTCAACACCACTTCTGTTTCGAACGATTACTCCTGTGACGAACCGTAATGAGTTTGGGATGTCATCCGTCGCCAACCCCGCGATGACTCTTGGCAGGTCACGCGTGCGTCGCGGAGTTGAAGCAACAAGAACAATCGTAACGTTAGCAAACCTTTTCTCGTGAATCGCAACCGTGGCTTTCAATAGCTTTCCACGAAGTCGTTTCGCCATAAATGGCGACGATCCGGCCGCCATTACGTAAAACGCATCCCTAGAATCGTCACGAAACGCAATGATTTCAGGAGCGCTGCCAGAACCGATCTCAAGTTGACTATATAGTCGAATTAGCCATTCGCACACGGCCGATTCCGCACGCGCTGAGAATGGAATCCTCTCAAAGGCGTCGTCGCTTTGCATCGAACGATGCGTAGATACATCGCGTACTTCTTGCAGTACGTCGTCTGATACTTGGGTCTCTAAGAATTTTCCGGCGTACTTGAGAAAGCTTTCGGGAGAATACATCAGGAATGACTGAATTCCGGCAGAAAGCGCTGCTTCTTCAATCAATTCGGGTCGCGGTCCGATGGTTTTGGAGCCGTCTTCGTCGACTTTGAGCCACCAATCCTCCTTCGCATCGTCCGTGACAAATACGACGGAACGGTGGGAGGCCTCCTTTGCGTACGCCAAGATCTGCATCCAAACGAGAAAATCGCCATAGCGCCGCTGGTAGACGACTCCTCCTGCTACATACTCGGAAACTGCGTCCTTATCCTTGCTTCCATCCGCATATCCCGGCGGAGTCTTCCGTTTGAAGCGAATCTCGGCCTGTTTGTATAGATCGTCGATGTCATTCTGCGAGTGTGGTGCAGCACCAACTTTTGTGATAAAGAGGTCTTCAATTCGATTTTTTAGTGGATCATGAGCCGAGAGAACTTGTTGCGAAGCTCTGAGTTGGTCCAACTCTGCCAAGAAATCGCTGACTACCTTCGTAATCGTATCGATGATAGGTTGCGGATTGATTGACGAGTGGCGAGTTCGCAGTTGAAGCGCTTCAAGGTCGGTAATCAAACCGGAGCGAGCTTTCTCGACGGCCTTTCGGACATCAGCAAAGCGGCGATTCTGATCGGCAATAACTGTCAGTCGATTCCGTTGAAACTCAAGAGCGACATGGTGAGGGATCCAGATTCTGTCTGAAAGCCCATCAAGGATGCCCAACAGCTCGTTGCGAGTGGGAAGCTGGTAGCGGTAGAGATTGAGAAGAACGTTCGTGTCGAACACGAACAGAGCCTCTCCCCAAATGGATTTGTGGTCTTTGGCTGACGGTTCCTCAAACTGCGGGAAGAGGCCCTTCACGATGACTCAATTCACTCCACAAATGTGACCGAGGATCACTACCCGAGAGCAGAAGTGTACTGCTGGTCGCCTTCCTGGTCAACGGGCAGGCCTGCTTTGATTCTCTCGTGCAGGATCAGCGTCGTTCCCCCTTCCACTTTGTCAGACAATCTCGCTATCCTGAACCCCTCACCCGTGAACGACTCCCCACCGGAGACCGATTCGTGTCCGGACGACTCCTGTTTTTTGCCTGCGCCCTCGCCGGCCTGACCTCCTTCGCCCGCGCCGCCGACCCGGCGTCCGAAGAATTCTTCGAACGCGAAATCCGGCCCGTGCTGGTCGGGACCTGCTTCAAATGCCACGGCGATCAGCGGGTCGCCGGCGGGTTGCGGGTCGATTCGCGCGACGGGCTCCTCAAGGGAGGCGAATCCGGGGCGGCGCTGGAGCCGGGGAAGGTCGACGCCAGCCTGCTGATTCAGGCCATCCGCCGGGCGGATGACGTCTCGGCGATGCCGCCCGACAAGCCGCTGCCGAAGGCCCAGGTGGCGGCGCTGGAAGCGTGGATTGCTGCCGGGGCGCCGTGGCCGAAAGCGACGCCGCGGTTTGAGGGAACCCGGCACTGGGCCTTCGAGCCCGTCCGGCAGCCGAAGTTGCCGGTCGTTAAAGATGAGAGCTGGGTGCGGAGTCCGATCGACCGGTTCATTCTGGCGAAGCTGGAGGCAGCCGGATTGAAGCCTGCGCCGCCGGCGGATCGTCGCATCTGGCTCCGCCGGGTGACGTATGACCTGACCGGCCTGCCGCCGTCGCCCGAAGACGTCGCGGCGTTTCTGGCCGATGCATCGCCGACGGCGCAGCAGAAAATCGTCGAGCGGCTGCTGGAGTCGCCGCACTACGGCGAACACTGGGGCCGGCATTGGCTGGATGTCGTCCGCTATGCCGATACCGCCGGCGAAAACAGCGACCATCCGCTGCCGCATGCCTGGCGCTATCGCAACTGGGTGATTGACGCGTTCAACGCCGATCTGCCGTACGACGAGTTTCTACGGGACCAGATCGCCGGGGACCTGCGGGCCGCCGCGGGGCCGGCCGAGCAGGCTGCCGATCGAATCGTGGCGACGGGGTATCTGGCGATCGCCCGGCGGTTCGGGCACGACATCGACAAAGACATTCATCTCACGCTGGAAGACACGCTCGACACGCTGGGGAAATCCGTCCTGGGCCTGACGATCGGCTGCTGCCGGTGTCACGACCATAAGTACGACCCGCTTTCCACCCGCGATTACTACGGGCTGTACGGCATCTTTTCGAGCACGAAGTTCGCCTTTCCGGGGTGCGAGCCGCAGCAGCAGCCCCGCGATTTGACGCCCCTCT harbors:
- the pyk gene encoding pyruvate kinase, producing MDFWHREYTEGPLVKTKIVATVGPASGNPEMLRGLVRAGVDVFRLNFAHGLYDNLAQVLTWIREISRELERPIGVLGDLSGPKIRLGVLPEEGVRCRMGAVYEFVRELTPGTPNQFTCTYESLIDDLKPGDRVLLADGTVSMRVLDADPKAGRARCEVVQPGVVRSKQGVNLPGVALSTPCLTEKDRQDLTWALDHQLDFIGLSFVRRAQDLVDLRTAISEHGTPTPPWIVAKIEKVEAIDDLEAIVEETDCVMVARGDLGVEADIAHVPGLQKRIIRLCNERRVPVITATQMLDSMQKNEMPTRAEVSDVANAILDGTDAVMLSGETAVGDYPIQAVSMMSRIAQDAERLLAPRHSMDVPTNQRTRAKAITEAVTHGAGAAAANLGANLIVVATRGGKTAMAISRQRGKVPTLALTDRPEVSRRLTLLWGVAPLCTEAVSASPRELLTYVQQRGIEAGVLQPGSKLVLVGSSDWRLEFHDMMLVHVVP
- a CDS encoding PQQ-binding-like beta-propeller repeat protein: MASGLIAVLASIAPSMAGDWPHWRGPFRNGVVDESLGDVAATWADAAPAWRANVGEGATSPIVVAGRVYVMGWRDGRDTVVCLEASTGRELWNQSYACLKYGRRAVGDEGLYSGPTSSPEFDPATEKLFTLSADGWLNCWDPAREGALVWSRNLYDDYDVPQRPRHGRSGRRDYGYTTAPLAWGDWVIVEVGAGEGTLMAFDQTSGQRVWTSECRDPAGHSGGLVPLTVEGVPCVAVMTYRGLLVARLDAGHEGRTVAEHEWTTDFANNIATPAVHENSVLITSAYNHQAICRLDVDLQGARKVWEQPFASKVCSPIVHDGRITWAWQTMHCLDFASGAERWSGGTFGDAGSCVLTKDGKLIVWGGHGKLALVDAAKGATRYREIAVRDRLARSDVWPHVVLADGRLLCKDREGGIVCFPLKSE
- a CDS encoding NAD(P)H-binding protein; amino-acid sequence: MNRTQAPNSPVVLLTGATGYVGGRLIAEFEKLPVTLRCLARNPEKLRPLVRESTQIVRGDVLDAPSLDAALRGVHTAYYLIHLMSGSNNFEQADRQAATNFGQAARQAGVQRIVYLGGLGDDSDPGLSPHLRSRHEVGEILRESGVETVEFRAGMVIGTGSLSYQLMKSLTDRLPVMICPRWLATATQPVAIDDVLAYLLAARVLPPGTSRIYEIGSPDVVTYGELIREYSRQRGLRRWLIFVPILTPYLSGLWLALVTPATYAIGRHLIEGLKNPTVVRNKRAMQDFAIRPLGVKEAIRRAIEATGE
- a CDS encoding DUF1990 family protein, which produces MQRFVAAKSGLDYSYAAVGATAHVPPAGFDIDRTRMVLGAGEPTFEAAKLALQRWEQFRLGWVEAWSPVTPLVAGEVVAVMGWAMGLWWRNPCRIVYVIDESGPITRFGFAYGTLPGHVEKGEERFLIEWDRETEEVSYDILAFSRPNHVLTRLGYRLVRRSQKRFGRDSAAAMFRAVRGPAPLPDICQSTG
- a CDS encoding 3-keto-disaccharide hydrolase, which encodes MRSLHSRLLAVSAPVVLLVGGFAVGKEWVSGIVWPEPAVVDPGPVGGPPSDARVLFDGKDLSQWQGGDKWLIENGYAIPQGGGITTKDGFGDCQLHLEWASPEEVKGSGQGRGNSGVYLMGRYEVQILDSYDNKTYFDGQCASLYKTKPPLVNACRKPGEWQTYDILFTAPRFDEQGTLLKPGYVTVLQNGVVVQNHSELLGKTDYESPPSYTKHGDREPIHIQFHGNPVKFRNIWIRELQEPQGVYPE
- a CDS encoding response regulator codes for the protein MHHNLVGRPMEILLVEDSLMFARIAIGALRKAPVHHRLTWLSDGGEALEFLYQRGRYARVPEPDLVLLDLSLPGCDGREILAQLRADDSHRHIPVVIMTASTSASDRAAVEQLDVQGYLTKPLNLDEFVGLIQQLSNLWKEDLIVPGAR
- a CDS encoding alpha/beta hydrolase, whose product is MTVPRRLPAIIAALSLCALFSDAEVQAQNPAPQRLALPRGFVAEHDVKYVPDGDAAQALDIYYPETLSDKPLPLLVWVHGGGWQGGSKSQVPYLAQLRRGYVVASVEYRFSQKAKFPAQIQDCQAAIRWLRANAKKYSIDPGKIGVGGGSAGGHLVALLGTSGGKNVFPKIGGNDDQSDRVQAVCDIFGPTDFWTVIQQAEADPNVKNIFKWNNGDPYSLLIDAKLGEDKEKCDAVSPVQYVSADNPPFLILHGDHDTLVPYAQSVELEDLLKKAGVEVTLQRLPGAGHGGASFGLPGLAKLANAFFDKHLKGVEARIEALPAEEVTVPAKPAEKK
- a CDS encoding helix-turn-helix transcriptional regulator yields the protein MLAARLTDARKSCGLTEEAAAEHLGCSHATLIAIEQGTRPPKPEELLSLAELYGCRVHDLVRSGEPFQRFGEDCSRREGFPDRDTFLAVQAYDRGDLSEGQLAGLLGCNRVTARETVERFRTAVGLTGTCDDQQGLPESQQ
- a CDS encoding PIN-like domain-containing protein; the protein is MKGLFPQFEEPSAKDHKSIWGEALFVFDTNVLLNLYRYQLPTRNELLGILDGLSDRIWIPHHVALEFQRNRLTVIADQNRRFADVRKAVEKARSGLITDLEALQLRTRHSSINPQPIIDTITKVVSDFLAELDQLRASQQVLSAHDPLKNRIEDLFITKVGAAPHSQNDIDDLYKQAEIRFKRKTPPGYADGSKDKDAVSEYVAGGVVYQRRYGDFLVWMQILAYAKEASHRSVVFVTDDAKEDWWLKVDEDGSKTIGPRPELIEEAALSAGIQSFLMYSPESFLKYAGKFLETQVSDDVLQEVRDVSTHRSMQSDDAFERIPFSARAESAVCEWLIRLYSQLEIGSGSAPEIIAFRDDSRDAFYVMAAGSSPFMAKRLRGKLLKATVAIHEKRFANVTIVLVASTPRRTRDLPRVIAGLATDDIPNSLRFVTGVIVRNRSGVEELEVFSEFSIAECRSER